In Papaver somniferum cultivar HN1 chromosome 1, ASM357369v1, whole genome shotgun sequence, a genomic segment contains:
- the LOC113296578 gene encoding peptidyl-prolyl cis-trans isomerase CYP40-like, with amino-acid sequence MVNPRCFMDVSIGGEVEGRIVVELYSDIVPKTAENFRALCTGEKGIGPNTGVPLHFKGNCFHRVVKGFMVQGGDISARNGTGGESIYGLKFDDENFEMKHERKGILSMANSGPNTNGSQFFITTTRAPHLDDKHVVFGKVVKGMGVVRSIEHVYTADSDSPTLDCIIEDCGEIPEGADDGSLNFFNDGDTYPDWPIDLDEKPNEISWWISAVDSAKSFGNEHYKKQDYKMALKKYRKGLRYLDICWDKEDIDEEKSAYLRKAKSQIFTNSSACKLKLGDLEGALLDTDFALRDGEPNVKALFRQGQANMALNAIDAAVDSFKKALELEPNDGAIKKELAVAKKRIADRRDQEKKAFSKMFG; translated from the exons ATGGTGAATCCAAGATGTTTTATGGATGTTAGTATAGGAGGTGAAGTTGAAGGAAGGATAGTGGTGGAGCTGTACAGTGACATTGTTCCTAAAACTGCTGAAAATTTTAGAGCTCTTTGTACTGGTGAGAAAGGAATTGGACCTAATACTGGTGTTCCTCTCCATTTTAAG GGTAATTGCTTTCATCGTGTTGTTAAAGGTTTTATGGTCCAAGGAGGAGATATATCTGCTAGAAATGGTACAGGGGGTGAATCTATCTACGGTTTGAAGTTTGatgatgaaaattttgaaatgaaacatgaaagaaaaggAATTTTGTCCATGGCTAATTCCGGACCTAACACAAATGGGTCTCAGTTCTTTATAACTACTACTCGAGCTCCTCATCTCGATGATAAACATGTTGTATTTGGGAAGGTAGTTAAAGGTATGGGAGTTGTTCGTTCCATTGAGCATGTTTATACTGCTGATAGTGATTCTCCTACACTTGACTGTATAATTGAGGATTGTGGAGAAATTCCGGAAGGGGCGGATGATGGAAGTCTTAACTTTTTCAATGATGGTGATACTTATCCGGATTGGCCCATTGATCTTGATGAGAAGCCAAATGAGATTTCATGGTGGATAAGTGCTGTAGATTCTGCTAAGTCATTTGGAAATGAGCACTACAAG AAGCAAGACTACAAGATGGCTCTTAAAAAATATCGAAAAGGCTTGCGCTATTTGGACATCTGCTgggataaagaagatattgatgaAG AGAAGAGTGCATATCTAAGGAAGGCAAAGTCACAGATTTTCACAAATAGTTCT GCTTGCAAGCTGAAATTAGGGGATCTGGAAGGGGCATTGTTGGACACTGATTTTGCTTTGCGAGATGGAGAACCAAATGTAAAAGCTCTATTTCGGCAAGGCCAG GCAAATATGGCTCTGAATGCTATTGATGCCGCAGTTGACAGCTTTAAGAAGGCATTAGAGTTGGAGCCAAATGATG GTGCAATAAAGAAGGAGCTTGCTGTTGCGAAAAAGAGG ATTGCTGATAGACGCGATCAGGAGAAAAAAGCTTTCTCCAAAATGTTTGGATAG